The following DNA comes from Pseudomonas sp. Tri1.
CTTCATGAGTTTTTATGCCAGCCATCGATCACCCGCTGATAGATCAGTTTCTCGACACCCTGTGGTTGGAGAAGGGCCTGTCGGATAACACCCGTGATGCCTATCGCAGCGATCTGGCACTGTTCAATGGTTGGTTGCAGGAAAAAGGCCTGGAACTGGCCAATGCCGGGCGGGAGTTGATCCTCGATCACCTGGCCTGGCGTCTTGAGCAGAACTACAAACCGCGCTCAACGGCACGGTTTCTCTCTGGCCTGCGTGGGTTTTATCGCTATTTGCTGCGAGAAAAACTGATCGCGGTAGATCCGACCCTGCGAGTGGAAATGCCGCAGTTGGGGCGGCCCCTGCCCAAGTCCTTGTCGGAAGCCGATGTCGAGGCATTGCTGGCGGCGCCGGACCTCAGCGAGGCCATCGGTCAGCGCGACCGGGCGATGCTGGAGGTCTTGTACGCCTGTGGCCTGCGGGTCACCGAGTTGATCAGCCTGACGCTGGAGCAGGTCAACTTGCGTCAGGGCGTG
Coding sequences within:
- the xerD gene encoding site-specific tyrosine recombinase XerD, producing the protein MPAIDHPLIDQFLDTLWLEKGLSDNTRDAYRSDLALFNGWLQEKGLELANAGRELILDHLAWRLEQNYKPRSTARFLSGLRGFYRYLLREKLIAVDPTLRVEMPQLGRPLPKSLSEADVEALLAAPDLSEAIGQRDRAMLEVLYACGLRVTELISLTLEQVNLRQGVLRVMGKGSKERLVPMGEEAIVWVERYMRDARHELLGGRPSDVLFPSQRGEQMTRQTFWHRIKHQAKVAGISKSLSPHTLRHAFATHLLNHGADLRVVQMLLGHSDLSTTQIYTHVARARLQDLHAKHHPRG